A genomic stretch from uncultured Cohaesibacter sp. includes:
- the nuoN gene encoding NADH-quinone oxidoreductase subunit NuoN produces the protein MTTELATLPNLMPALPEILLAVGAMVLLMLGAFGGSKTSQVVNGLAVAVLIIAGAILLLASSGTVSTFNDAFIQDPFARLMKLLVLIGSGFSLAMSVGYTQAEKFDRFEYPVLVLLATVGMMLMLSANDMIAVYLGLELQSLTLYVLSSFKRDSAKATEAGLKYFVLGALSSGMLLYGMSLVYGFTGQTSFVGIAEAVHVDGAGIGVIFGLVFILAGLTFKISAVPFHMWTPDVYEGAPTPVTAFLAAAPKVAAMGLIVRVVMTAFDPMDLQWQQVITFVSILSMVLGAFAAIGQRNIKRLMAYSSISHMGYALVGLAAGSSAGVVGVIVYLTTYLAMTLGTFAAIMSMRRRDGMVERIDDLAGLSRNDLPMAVLLGILMFSLAGVPWMGGFIGKWFVFSAAIEAGLYPLAIIGVLASVVGAFYYLRIVKIMFFDDPAPVFERPSNELRIVLAISGLFMASMVFYVSPIRSIAEFAANSFF, from the coding sequence ATGACCACTGAGTTGGCTACGCTTCCCAATCTTATGCCCGCTTTGCCGGAGATCCTGCTGGCTGTCGGCGCCATGGTGTTGTTGATGCTTGGTGCGTTTGGCGGTTCGAAAACCTCTCAGGTGGTCAATGGCCTTGCTGTTGCCGTGCTGATTATCGCTGGTGCAATCTTGTTGTTAGCGTCGAGCGGAACTGTGAGCACTTTCAATGATGCCTTCATTCAGGATCCTTTTGCCCGCTTGATGAAACTTCTGGTGCTGATCGGATCTGGATTTTCGCTGGCTATGTCCGTGGGCTATACGCAGGCAGAGAAGTTTGACCGGTTTGAATATCCGGTACTTGTTCTGCTGGCGACAGTGGGCATGATGCTGATGCTCTCGGCCAATGACATGATCGCCGTCTATCTTGGGCTTGAGTTGCAGTCGCTGACCCTTTACGTGCTTTCTTCTTTCAAGCGCGATAGCGCCAAGGCAACGGAAGCGGGGCTTAAATATTTCGTTTTGGGCGCTTTGTCGTCGGGCATGCTGCTCTATGGCATGAGCCTTGTTTATGGCTTTACCGGCCAGACCTCTTTCGTCGGTATTGCCGAAGCGGTTCATGTGGATGGCGCTGGCATCGGGGTCATCTTCGGTCTGGTCTTCATTCTGGCTGGTTTGACCTTCAAGATTTCTGCCGTGCCGTTCCATATGTGGACACCCGATGTCTATGAAGGCGCTCCCACGCCCGTAACCGCCTTTTTGGCGGCGGCACCGAAGGTTGCAGCCATGGGGCTCATCGTGCGCGTTGTCATGACGGCCTTTGATCCAATGGACCTGCAGTGGCAGCAGGTCATCACCTTTGTTTCCATCCTGTCCATGGTGCTGGGCGCGTTTGCCGCCATTGGCCAGCGCAATATCAAGCGGCTGATGGCTTATTCCTCGATCAGCCATATGGGCTATGCTCTGGTCGGGCTTGCTGCGGGCAGTTCGGCAGGTGTGGTGGGCGTTATCGTCTATCTGACCACCTATCTTGCCATGACGCTGGGTACTTTTGCTGCCATCATGTCCATGCGCCGCCGCGACGGTATGGTCGAACGTATCGATGATCTGGCAGGGCTCTCGCGCAATGATCTGCCCATGGCTGTGCTGCTCGGGATCTTGATGTTCTCGCTGGCCGGTGTCCCCTGGATGGGGGGATTTATCGGGAAGTGGTTTGTCTTTTCTGCCGCAATCGAGGCGGGGCTTTATCCGCTTGCTATCATTGGGGTGTTGGCGTCTGTGGTGGGGGCGTTCTATTATTTGCGCATCGTCAAGATCATGTTTTTTGATGATCCGGCCCCGGTGTTCGAACGGCCATCCAACGAGTTGCGCATTGTGCTGGCAATAAGCGGACTTTTCATGGCATCGATGGTGTTCTATGTCAGTCCGATCCGCTCCATCGCTGAATTTGCGGCAAACAGCTTCTTCTGA
- a CDS encoding biotin--[acetyl-CoA-carboxylase] ligase has product MNKLPEPFRLISFDTIDSTNKYALDVAKQGEEGGLWICAGEQTAGRGRRGRQWSSEKGNLAATLLLLSPAPPNLVGQLPLLTATAVHRAICDLIPPHMQAALRIKWPNDLLWGDQKICGILLESTFLVDGRQAVAVGIGVNCRTHPDKTDGLKAADIAQTGYDVSPEQMLEKLIWQMADRLSVWQRGANFAAIRDDWLACARGLGQHVVARLPNETVEGTFEMLDEDGALIMRLANGQTRTIYAGDVFLPGMHPEMQK; this is encoded by the coding sequence TTGAATAAACTACCCGAACCCTTTCGCCTGATTTCTTTTGACACGATCGATTCCACCAATAAATACGCTCTGGATGTTGCCAAGCAAGGCGAAGAGGGCGGATTGTGGATCTGTGCCGGTGAACAGACCGCAGGGCGCGGTCGGCGCGGGCGGCAGTGGAGTTCTGAAAAGGGAAACCTGGCTGCTACCCTGTTATTGCTTAGCCCGGCACCGCCCAATCTGGTCGGGCAATTGCCGCTGCTGACAGCGACTGCCGTTCACCGTGCGATTTGTGATCTCATTCCGCCGCATATGCAGGCCGCCTTGCGTATCAAATGGCCCAACGATTTGCTGTGGGGTGACCAGAAGATTTGCGGCATTCTTCTTGAGAGCACATTTCTGGTTGATGGTCGTCAGGCGGTTGCCGTGGGTATCGGCGTGAATTGCCGGACGCATCCGGACAAGACCGATGGTCTCAAGGCCGCCGATATCGCACAGACAGGTTATGATGTCTCTCCAGAGCAAATGCTTGAAAAGCTGATCTGGCAAATGGCTGATCGCCTTTCTGTCTGGCAGCGAGGGGCAAATTTTGCTGCAATCCGCGATGATTGGCTTGCCTGCGCAAGAGGGCTTGGCCAGCATGTGGTTGCGCGCTTGCCCAATGAAACCGTCGAGGGCACTTTCGAGATGCTCGATGAAGACGGGGCCTTGATCATGCGACTGGCAAACGGTCAGACGCGAACGATTTATGCGGGCGATGTCTTTTTGCCCGGAATGCATCCAGAAATGCAAAAATGA
- a CDS encoding ribonuclease J: MTSSELVFMPLGGVGEIGMNMALYGVGPEGDKRWLIVDFGVAFANEAHPGADLIFADIRFLEQERDRIDGIVITHGHEDHFGALFALWPRLEIPIYTSGFLADLIEAKAEAEPGSLEIPVNQVEQGSHVQLGPFNVEFVPVSHSIPEANALAIRTEHGLVLHTGDWKLDATPGIGKGTDTARMAELGQEGVLALVCDSTNALSEGSSISEKEVEEELTKLIAKAPHRVAVSTFASNVARVQAIARAAKANDRQCVVVGRALWRFIEVAQEQGYLTDVPEFISDDDYGYLPRDKVVAILTGSQGEKRAALARVAAKEHPTVQLSKGDQVIFSSKAIPGNERAINEVINNLAAQDIDIITEKDAPIHVSGHPKRGDLRKLYEWIHPKIAVPVHGEEMHLRAHAKLAREMGVGEVLYVRNGWMARLAGGMVKSWDEYFGGRLYKDGSLVGTFEEMGIQERRKLSYVGHISVALTVSRKGEILGHPQMSLAGIPERDANDQLFVEIVEAGIFGALKGMPAKKRKDVEVLREAVRRSVRSEVNQKWAKKPVVAVMINLV; the protein is encoded by the coding sequence ATGACGTCTTCTGAACTGGTCTTTATGCCGCTTGGCGGCGTGGGCGAAATTGGCATGAACATGGCCCTTTATGGCGTTGGCCCAGAAGGGGACAAGCGCTGGTTGATTGTCGACTTCGGCGTGGCCTTTGCCAACGAAGCACATCCTGGCGCAGACCTGATTTTCGCTGACATCCGGTTCCTCGAGCAGGAAAGGGATCGTATCGATGGTATCGTTATCACCCATGGACATGAAGATCATTTTGGTGCGCTGTTTGCGCTTTGGCCGCGCTTGGAGATTCCGATCTATACGAGCGGATTTTTGGCTGATCTGATTGAAGCCAAGGCGGAAGCCGAGCCTGGCTCGCTTGAAATTCCGGTGAATCAGGTGGAGCAGGGCAGTCATGTGCAGCTTGGCCCGTTCAATGTAGAATTCGTGCCGGTTTCCCATTCCATACCCGAAGCCAACGCATTGGCGATTCGCACCGAGCACGGGCTCGTGTTGCATACCGGGGACTGGAAGCTGGATGCCACCCCGGGCATTGGCAAGGGCACCGACACTGCACGCATGGCTGAGTTGGGGCAAGAAGGCGTGCTTGCTCTTGTTTGCGATTCGACCAATGCGCTGTCGGAAGGATCTTCCATTTCTGAAAAAGAGGTGGAAGAGGAACTAACCAAACTGATCGCCAAGGCGCCGCATCGGGTGGCTGTTTCCACTTTTGCTTCCAATGTGGCCCGCGTGCAGGCTATTGCCAGAGCCGCAAAGGCCAACGATCGGCAATGCGTTGTGGTTGGCAGGGCCTTGTGGCGCTTCATCGAAGTGGCTCAGGAGCAAGGCTATCTGACCGATGTTCCCGAGTTTATCTCTGACGATGATTATGGCTATTTGCCCCGCGACAAGGTGGTTGCGATTCTGACCGGCTCGCAAGGGGAAAAGCGGGCAGCGCTGGCGCGGGTTGCCGCCAAGGAGCATCCTACGGTGCAACTTTCCAAGGGCGACCAGGTGATCTTCTCTTCGAAGGCGATTCCGGGCAATGAACGCGCGATCAACGAGGTGATCAATAATCTGGCGGCTCAGGATATTGATATCATCACCGAGAAGGATGCGCCGATCCATGTGTCTGGCCATCCGAAACGTGGCGATCTGCGCAAGCTTTACGAATGGATCCATCCGAAAATTGCGGTGCCGGTGCATGGTGAAGAGATGCATTTAAGGGCTCATGCCAAGCTGGCGCGCGAAATGGGCGTTGGAGAAGTCTTGTATGTGCGCAATGGCTGGATGGCTCGGCTTGCCGGAGGCATGGTCAAGAGTTGGGACGAGTATTTCGGCGGTCGTCTTTACAAGGACGGTTCGCTTGTTGGCACTTTCGAAGAAATGGGGATACAGGAGCGGCGCAAGCTCTCCTATGTGGGGCATATTTCTGTGGCACTTACCGTGAGCCGCAAGGGGGAAATTCTGGGGCATCCACAAATGTCCCTTGCCGGCATTCCTGAGAGAGATGCAAATGATCAGTTGTTTGTTGAAATCGTGGAAGCCGGGATTTTTGGCGCCCTGAAGGGGATGCCAGCCAAGAAACGCAAGGATGTGGAAGTACTGCGCGAGGCCGTTCGACGCTCTGTTCGCTCTGAGGTGAACCAAAAGTGGGCCAAAAAGCCAGTTGTCGCAGTGATGATCAACCTTGTATGA
- the mce gene encoding methylmalonyl-CoA epimerase, translated as MIGRLNHVAIAVPSLESGVATYGGTLGAKCSEPQEVTEHGVKVVFVELPNTKIELLEPIGENSPIAKFLEKNPVGGIHHVCYEVDDIIAARDKLKAEGARVLGDGEPKIGAHGKPVIFLHPKDFCGTLTELEQV; from the coding sequence ATGATTGGTCGTTTGAACCATGTGGCGATTGCCGTACCAAGTCTTGAAAGCGGCGTAGCCACCTATGGCGGCACTCTGGGTGCCAAATGCTCTGAACCACAGGAAGTCACCGAACATGGTGTGAAAGTGGTTTTTGTTGAACTGCCGAACACGAAAATCGAACTGCTTGAGCCAATTGGCGAGAACAGCCCTATCGCCAAGTTCCTTGAAAAGAACCCTGTTGGCGGTATTCACCATGTTTGCTACGAAGTTGACGATATCATCGCTGCTCGTGACAAACTGAAAGCCGAAGGCGCACGCGTTCTTGGAGATGGTGAGCCGAAAATCGGTGCCCATGGCAAACCTGTTATCTTCCTGCATCCGAAAGATTTCTGCGGAACTCTGACCGAGCTGGAACAGGTATAA
- a CDS encoding DUF1467 family protein: MSLVSGLAVYFIIWWLSLFIVLPFGVRTQAEEQDQRLGTTASAPAKAMMIRKAVATSILATALFAVFYWAVVIKGYGFDLLSFLPMPDSLK, translated from the coding sequence ATGAGTTTAGTCAGCGGCCTTGCTGTTTATTTCATTATCTGGTGGCTTTCCCTTTTCATTGTGCTTCCCTTCGGCGTGCGAACGCAGGCGGAAGAGCAGGATCAGAGATTGGGAACCACAGCCAGCGCTCCGGCAAAGGCGATGATGATCCGCAAGGCCGTTGCTACATCTATTCTGGCCACGGCGCTTTTCGCCGTTTTTTACTGGGCAGTCGTGATCAAGGGATATGGCTTTGATCTTCTCTCGTTCCTGCCCATGCCGGATAGCTTGAAATAG
- a CDS encoding proline--tRNA ligase produces MRLSRYFLPILKETPKEAEIVSHRYMLRAGMIRQQQAGIYSWLPLGLKVLRKVEQIVREEQDRSGAVELLMPTMQPAELWKESGRYDDYGKEMLRIVDRHERDMLFGPTNEEMITDIFRTFVKSYKDLPLNLYHIQWKFRDEIRPRFGVMRGREFLMKDAYSFDMDEARAREAYYRMFVAYLRTFKRLGMTAIPMKADTGPIGGDLSHEFIILADTGESEVFCHRNYLSKEVPGDDVDFSGDLSGFVADWTNEYAATDEMHDEAAFNAIPEADRIAARGIEVGHIFYFGTKYSDKMGANVMAADGKDYPVHMGSYGVGVSRLLGGIIEASHDENGIIWPKAVAPFDIGLINMKVENEETSAVSEQLYERLGNAGFDVLYDDRAGQAGAKFATMDLIGLPTQIIVGPRGLKTNEVEIKDRATGAREMVSLDGVVDRIIAGK; encoded by the coding sequence ATGCGTCTTTCCCGTTATTTTCTGCCAATCCTGAAGGAAACCCCCAAAGAGGCGGAAATTGTCTCCCATCGCTATATGCTCCGCGCTGGCATGATCCGGCAGCAGCAGGCCGGTATTTATAGCTGGTTGCCGCTCGGGCTGAAGGTATTGCGCAAGGTTGAGCAGATTGTGCGGGAAGAGCAGGACCGTTCCGGCGCTGTTGAGCTTCTGATGCCAACCATGCAGCCCGCCGAACTCTGGAAAGAGAGTGGCCGCTATGATGATTATGGCAAGGAAATGCTGCGAATCGTTGATCGCCATGAGCGCGATATGCTGTTTGGTCCGACCAACGAAGAGATGATCACGGATATTTTCCGCACCTTCGTCAAATCCTACAAGGATCTGCCGCTCAACCTTTATCATATCCAGTGGAAGTTCCGCGACGAGATCCGTCCACGCTTCGGTGTTATGCGTGGCCGTGAGTTTCTCATGAAAGACGCCTACAGCTTCGATATGGATGAAGCACGGGCGCGGGAAGCCTACTACCGCATGTTCGTTGCCTATTTGCGCACGTTCAAACGCCTTGGCATGACGGCAATCCCCATGAAGGCTGACACAGGCCCGATCGGTGGTGATTTGAGCCATGAGTTCATTATTCTGGCCGACACGGGCGAAAGTGAAGTCTTCTGCCACAGGAACTACCTTTCCAAGGAAGTGCCCGGTGATGACGTCGATTTCTCCGGCGACCTGTCTGGTTTCGTGGCCGATTGGACCAATGAATATGCTGCAACGGACGAAATGCATGATGAAGCTGCCTTCAATGCCATCCCCGAAGCGGACAGAATCGCTGCGCGTGGCATCGAGGTTGGGCACATCTTCTATTTTGGCACCAAATATTCCGACAAGATGGGGGCCAATGTGATGGCTGCCGATGGCAAGGACTATCCGGTCCATATGGGCTCCTATGGTGTTGGCGTTTCACGCCTGCTTGGCGGGATCATCGAGGCCAGCCACGATGAAAACGGCATTATCTGGCCCAAAGCCGTGGCTCCGTTTGATATCGGCCTGATCAATATGAAGGTTGAGAACGAAGAAACCTCAGCGGTCAGTGAGCAGCTTTATGAACGCCTTGGAAATGCCGGATTTGACGTTCTGTATGACGACCGCGCCGGTCAGGCTGGCGCCAAATTTGCCACGATGGATCTTATCGGTCTGCCGACCCAGATCATTGTCGGTCCGCGCGGCCTGAAGACGAATGAAGTGGAAATCAAGGACCGTGCCACGGGTGCGCGTGAAATGGTTTCCCTCGATGGGGTTGTAGATCGTATCATCGCCGGTAAATGA
- a CDS encoding lipoprotein-releasing ABC transporter permease subunit — protein MSAPKIKSPFAMFEWMMAFRYLRSRRRDAFVSVISWLSFFGIMLGVATLIIVMAVMNGFRSELLDKILGINGHLVIQPMDSELTDYNDIIKRIEGVDGVSFAVPFVEGQILASASGGSAGALVRGMNKDSIDKLQLVSKNVLQGSFDDFDNSDGVALGSRLARSLGVIAGDRVTLISPKGAVTPMGVAPRIKSYPVKAIFEIGMSEYDSTFIFMPLKAAQAYFNQEGKVSAIEVYLNDPDRVGELRPAVEDAVNRQIFMTDWRYRNVTFFSALEVERNLMFIILTLIILVAALNIISGLIMLVKDKGSDIAILRTMGATRSSIMRIFMITGAAIGVVGTFAGFILGLIVCLNIESIRQFVSWVTRTELFSPELYFLSKLPADMNPSETISVLMIALVLSFLATLYPAWRAARLDPVEALRYE, from the coding sequence ATGTCCGCGCCAAAGATCAAATCACCATTCGCTATGTTCGAGTGGATGATGGCGTTCCGTTATTTGCGTTCTCGTCGGCGGGATGCTTTCGTATCCGTAATTTCCTGGCTCTCGTTTTTTGGAATCATGCTGGGTGTGGCTACGCTCATCATCGTGATGGCCGTCATGAACGGATTTCGCTCGGAATTGCTCGACAAGATTCTCGGAATCAACGGCCACTTGGTGATCCAGCCTATGGATTCCGAGCTGACGGATTACAACGATATTATCAAACGCATTGAAGGCGTTGACGGGGTGAGCTTTGCTGTGCCTTTTGTTGAGGGGCAGATTTTGGCCTCCGCGTCCGGAGGGTCTGCCGGTGCGCTCGTGCGTGGCATGAACAAGGACAGCATCGACAAACTCCAGTTGGTCTCAAAGAATGTGCTGCAGGGCAGTTTTGACGATTTTGACAACTCCGATGGTGTGGCGCTTGGCTCCCGGCTTGCCCGCTCGCTTGGGGTCATTGCCGGAGATCGCGTAACTCTCATTTCACCCAAGGGAGCTGTGACGCCGATGGGTGTTGCTCCGCGCATCAAGTCCTATCCGGTGAAAGCCATTTTCGAGATCGGCATGAGCGAATATGACAGCACGTTCATATTTATGCCGCTAAAGGCTGCGCAAGCCTATTTCAATCAGGAAGGCAAGGTTTCGGCCATTGAGGTCTATCTGAATGATCCCGATAGAGTAGGCGAATTGCGCCCTGCGGTGGAAGACGCCGTCAATCGGCAGATCTTCATGACCGACTGGCGCTACCGCAATGTGACCTTCTTCTCGGCGCTCGAAGTAGAGCGCAATCTGATGTTCATCATCCTGACGCTGATCATTCTGGTGGCCGCGCTGAATATCATTTCCGGCCTGATCATGCTGGTCAAAGACAAGGGCAGCGATATTGCCATTCTCAGGACCATGGGGGCAACGCGCTCGTCCATCATGCGGATCTTCATGATTACCGGGGCTGCGATTGGTGTTGTGGGGACGTTTGCTGGCTTTATTCTTGGGCTTATCGTGTGCCTCAATATCGAATCCATCCGGCAGTTCGTTTCCTGGGTTACGCGTACGGAGCTGTTTTCGCCCGAGCTTTACTTCCTTTCGAAACTCCCCGCTGACATGAACCCGTCCGAGACGATTTCCGTTCTTATGATTGCCTTGGTGCTGTCATTCCTTGCCACGCTCTATCCTGCATGGCGTGCTGCCCGACTCGATCCGGTGGAGGCTCTTCGTTATGAGTAA
- a CDS encoding ABC transporter ATP-binding protein, with protein sequence MVLDNIQQSYEQADEDLVVLSGANLRVRAGEMVALVAPSGAGKSTLLHIAGLLERPSAGEVYIANVAQSQAADRTRTLVRRNEIGFVYQFHHLLAEFSALENVMLPQLIRGEVRKEAEIRAKELLAYMKIDHRSDHRPSELSGGEKQRVAIARAMANAPRVLLADEPTGNLDPNTSEYVFKALNALVKQSGIAALVATHNLFLAERMDRQITLVDGKIVDL encoded by the coding sequence CTGGTTCTGGACAATATTCAGCAGTCCTATGAGCAAGCTGACGAAGATCTGGTCGTCTTGAGCGGTGCCAATCTTCGGGTGCGGGCTGGCGAAATGGTGGCGCTTGTTGCGCCTTCCGGCGCAGGCAAGTCTACCCTGTTGCATATCGCAGGGTTGCTGGAACGCCCTTCTGCGGGGGAAGTCTATATTGCCAATGTGGCGCAAAGCCAGGCTGCTGACCGCACCCGTACGTTGGTTCGTCGCAATGAGATCGGATTCGTCTATCAGTTCCATCATCTGCTCGCTGAATTCTCGGCCCTAGAGAATGTCATGCTACCGCAGCTCATTCGCGGTGAAGTCCGCAAGGAAGCCGAGATTCGCGCCAAGGAATTGTTGGCCTATATGAAAATTGATCACCGGTCCGATCATCGGCCCAGTGAGCTGTCCGGCGGTGAAAAACAGCGTGTGGCCATCGCGCGTGCCATGGCCAATGCTCCGCGCGTATTGTTGGCGGACGAACCGACCGGTAACCTTGACCCCAACACGTCTGAATATGTTTTCAAGGCGCTCAATGCGTTGGTCAAACAGTCCGGCATCGCAGCGCTGGTTGCTACGCATAACCTGTTTCTGGCAGAGCGCATGGACCGACAGATTACGCTGGTTGATGGCAAGATCGTAGACCTTTAG